Proteins encoded by one window of Arachis ipaensis cultivar K30076 chromosome B04, Araip1.1, whole genome shotgun sequence:
- the LOC107639359 gene encoding uncharacterized protein LOC107639359 isoform X2 translates to MFLATRTSRKRKEVDQETQDAIDEFQNRQAAGETDEEAFKSLFGKEQPGRVRCYGRSITRRDLKKHAEISELKQQHQEEVTSLKAELGDMKAKQQHQEADLHGLRNMIKLLVQRSEPGMRPEEIEALLQDAQHSPIDANSAHGSTHIPNINMDNSEDVNED, encoded by the exons ATGTTCCTTGCTACTCGAACAAGTCGGAAAAGGAAGGAAGTTGATCAGGAAACACAAGATGCAATT GATGAATTCCAAAACCGGCAAGCTGCTGGTGAAACAGATGAGGAAGCTTTTAAGTCTTTATTTGGAAAAGAACAACCAGGTCGGGTTAGGTGCTATGGAAGATCTATTACACGACGTGACTTAAAAAAGCATGCAGAAATTTCTGAACTCAAGCAACAACACCAGGAGGAAGTCACATCTTTGAAGGCTGAACTTGGAGACATGAAGGCCAAACAGCAGCACCAAGAGGCTGACCTTCATGGATTGCGAAACATGATTAAGTTACTAGTTCAGCGATCTGAACCTGGAATGAGGCCGGAAGAAATTGAAGCCTTGTTACAAGATGCTCAACACTCTCCAATTGATGCAAATAGCGCTCATGGATCAACACATATTCCAAACATAAATATG gataATTCTGAAGATGTGAATGAAGATTGA
- the LOC107636549 gene encoding uncharacterized protein LOC107636549, producing the protein MAEKKKHEVQHEPLTQGLNNSKLTKVGADELKRKLDAIRNMNNSMPTTVSQDRSCANSTQPIINQRQQQIIQVTHGRTQKRQHDTTLLSSNTTPQAEDLMSEQDGSRKEKSKPRVKATTIDEFLKENGIDVEIDGLSSKLSDDVGDSFPLDENYYSHVMEDIDDDEGEPKKKKTRGKTTCKEIYARTMEQREEVIFDIGQPVGPTDQSVSNLTSFVGTIGRNKRFQGAYNTVNIMQTKFILPDSGEKWVIQAIRDAWKRFKGKINQKHFVPFDTIEDMVKNRPTQVPES; encoded by the exons ATGGCTGAGAAAAAGAAGCATGAAGTACAACATGAACCGTTAACACAAGGCTTGAACAATTCTAAGCTTACAAAGGTGGGTGCAGATGAACTTAAAAGGAAGCTCGATGCAATTCGTAATATGAATAATAGCATGCCAACAACTGTAAGCCAAGATCGGAGTTGTGCAAATTCTACTCAGCCCATAATCAACCAAAGGCAGCAGCAGATTATTCAAGTCACACATGGTAGAACTCAAAAAAGGCAACATGACACTACTTTGCTGAGTTCAAACACTACCCCACAAGCTGAAGATTTAATGTCGGAGCAAGATggatcaagaaaagaaaagagcaaGCCAAGGGTAAAGGCTACAACTATTgatgaatttttaaaagaaaatgggATAGATGTAGAAATTGACGGACTAAGCTCTAAACTAAGTGATGATGTGGGAGATAGCTTTCCACTTGATGAAAATTATTATTCACATGTGATGGAGGACATTGATGATGACGAAG GAgagccaaagaagaagaaaactcgGGGAAAAACAACTTGCaaagagatttatgcaagaactaTGGAACAGCGGGAAGAAGTTATTTTTGATATTGGACAGCCAGTAGGACCAACCGATCAAAGTGTGTCTAATTTAACTAGTTTCGTAGGAACAATTGGGAGAAACAAAAGATTT CAAGGTGCGTATAACACTGTAAATATCATGCAGACCAAGTTTATCCTCCCAGACAGTGGAGAAAAGTGGGTGATCCAAGCAATTCGGGATGCTTGGAAGCGGTTCAAGGGAAAGATTAACCAGAAGCACTTTGTTCCCTTTGATACCATCGAAGATATGGTGAAAAATCGACCGACACAAGTTCCAGAAAGTTAA
- the LOC107639359 gene encoding uncharacterized protein LOC107639359 isoform X1: protein MGPINFGRVRVALRATKETNEEPKRFEMFLATRTSRKRKEVDQETQDAIDEFQNRQAAGETDEEAFKSLFGKEQPGRVRCYGRSITRRDLKKHAEISELKQQHQEEVTSLKAELGDMKAKQQHQEADLHGLRNMIKLLVQRSEPGMRPEEIEALLQDAQHSPIDANSAHGSTHIPNINMDNSEDVNED, encoded by the exons ATGGGGCCAATCAATTTCGGAAGAGTACGAGTGGCTCTG CGCGCGACAAAGGAAACAAATGAGGAACCAAAAAGGTTTGAAATGTTCCTTGCTACTCGAACAAGTCGGAAAAGGAAGGAAGTTGATCAGGAAACACAAGATGCAATT GATGAATTCCAAAACCGGCAAGCTGCTGGTGAAACAGATGAGGAAGCTTTTAAGTCTTTATTTGGAAAAGAACAACCAGGTCGGGTTAGGTGCTATGGAAGATCTATTACACGACGTGACTTAAAAAAGCATGCAGAAATTTCTGAACTCAAGCAACAACACCAGGAGGAAGTCACATCTTTGAAGGCTGAACTTGGAGACATGAAGGCCAAACAGCAGCACCAAGAGGCTGACCTTCATGGATTGCGAAACATGATTAAGTTACTAGTTCAGCGATCTGAACCTGGAATGAGGCCGGAAGAAATTGAAGCCTTGTTACAAGATGCTCAACACTCTCCAATTGATGCAAATAGCGCTCATGGATCAACACATATTCCAAACATAAATATG gataATTCTGAAGATGTGAATGAAGATTGA